One window of the Anopheles cruzii chromosome 2, idAnoCruzAS_RS32_06, whole genome shotgun sequence genome contains the following:
- the LOC128278131 gene encoding E3 ubiquitin-protein ligase Topors-like — MEEVVAVAVDCPPTPEILPLTTTPPPPSQLQVVYSSSSEEADESADGRSSPPPKCAICLGKCRQKAYANSCRHQFCFRCLLEWSKVKPECPLCKQRFNSIVHYKSINCYEEHMIQTSNPLEQSLPREADFYRRLNFYVSDLPRITYHATLHMPTSQSELMQQLFMHQSSDVRRFIREFGDQVVPTRQNSIAWRQFIYRQRLYARPLPDVNGRFRVSSAHFYLMHPAQLHRILPWVEREVYAMETIAPTMSPPMATRMGYLLNSFDIDSPDFLRALAPYVCSSFREHFRHELSNFARSPYDMIGYDQCVQYEPRFNHRPNQHVILSSSDEELDSEQVDDGAVNMSEPVASTSSSSSSNSTGTGQGSTSGTGGRGRAGRTQFRFEARSTNETVIMTGTLRETRAEVEAFHAAASTPVIELNDNSDSPGSVSVSAAAATTTTSTLRDGDNISLSSSDSDDCQFVLAQKPPHLRTPDHVVDLESDYDSDVVFVAVESAGNQPATTNGDASEKHSLPLPKSDLSCEYNNGASTSSGYHGGAGSSGSGTSMRDNHYTRSRVNRYTGGMGVKSIYEESDSDEDEDDNEDGELYTASPRSPASGSSVCSSNSSSCPNTVCTVTSHDKVVYNLRTSVTTVTRGRKRKRNSRKTKQSGTKKVWRTRQRSTSSSSSSTSSSSDGDGSSSRKNVSTGSSNSSDSTRSSSATSSSSSSTSITSITSASASSASSESHSVEPSVVVKTSGDGHRIRLSTNWVTSKNKKNGKKDSKAEAASRAKPKTTRRGNAKKKGAQSKAARPPKAAPKKASAAKSNTEQPSGRSKRGKLSQKRPEEQNASPAVPMETGSSQEKGVKKIGQYFVQIQPSSSPTTEIASDDDTNTPGGGRKRKLSRVIIKRYHQDDQPGPQTKETDTSAPPGPECSSAKRTKSEDPIASCAPNGTTVEPTPGCSRNTVIAKTELIDAPSASGSDSDSDATAVGTWQDTASGTAASVIVSTSQLAQPTVSDSAAELQLPLMPDHEQLLEDANSVALDTLLRFSPTLHWASADPPPIEDHLSISVSDTLSPETFSTITFSPSSTSVSPLAAMLAIPSSSVPELIDGIGSLASASQLPSSVVGAATIDGAIDELMSIIPADAFNNTQASLTGDGPAGGIEATESSSGALSSCAPLPPEHEPTNLPGVQSIVAGSEVEL; from the exons ATGGAGGAAGTGGTCGCCGTAGCCGTGGATTGTCCTCCGACACCGGAGATACTGCCACTGACGActacaccaccgccaccgtcgcagTTACAGGTAGTGTACAGTTCGTCGTCGGAAGAAGCCGATGAATCAGCCGACGGGCGTAGCTCCCCTCCGCCAAAGTGCGCaatttgtttgggaaaatgtCGCCAGAAGGCGTACGCGAACTCGTGTCGACACCAGTTCTGCTTCCGGTGTCTGCTGGAATGGAGTAAG GTTAAACCGGAATGTCCGCTGTGCAAGCAGCGCTTCAACTCGATCGTACACTACAAATCGATCAACTGCTACGAGGAACACATGATACAGACATCGAACCCGCTGGAACAGTCACTGCCGCGCGAGGCAGACTTTTACCGTCGACTAAACTTTTACGTTTCCGATTTGCCCCGCATCACGTACCATGCCACGCTGCACATGCCAACGAGCCAGAGCGAACTGATGCAGCAACTGTTCATGCACCAGTCGAGCGATGTGCGACGGTTTATTCGCGAGTTTGGCGACCAAGTGGTTCCGACTCGCCAGAACAGCATCGCCTGGCGACAGTTCATCTATCGACAGCGGCTCTACGCTCGCCCGCTGCCGGATGTGAATGGGCGTTTCCGGGTCAGCTCGGCGCATTTTTATCT TATGCATCCGGCCCAACTGCATCGCATCCTGCCCTGGGTGGAACGCGAGGTGTACGCCATGGAAACCATTGCACCGACTATGTCCCCACCGATGGCAACGCGGATGGGGTACCTGCTGAATTCGTTCGATATCGACTCGCCCGACTTTCTGCGCGCCTTGGCCCCGTACGTCTGTTCCAGCTTTCGCGAGCACTTTCGGCACGAGCTCTCCAACTTTGCCCGCTCACCGTACGACATGATTGGCTACGATCAATGCGTCCAGTACGAGCCGCGCTTCAATCACCGCCCAAATCAGCATGTGAttctgtcgtcgtcggatgaaGAGCTAGACTCGGAGCAAGTGGATGACGGTGCCGTCAATATGTCCGAACCCGTCGCcagcacgtcgtcgtcgtcgtccagtAATAGTACCGGAACCGGTCAGGGGAGTACTAGCGGCACTGGTGGCCGTGGACGAGCCGGGCGCACTCAGTTTCGCTTCGAAGCGCGTTCGACTAACGAAACTGTCATCATGACAGGCACGCTTCGTGAGACTCGGGCCGAGGTGGAGGCATTTCACGCAGCAGCATCCACGCCGGTTATCGAACTGAACGACAACTCGGACAGCCCCGGATCGGTCTCTGTTTCTGCTGCGgcagcaacgacgacaacgagtACCCTTCGGGATGGTGACAATATTTCGCTATCCTCGAGCGATTCCGACGATTGCCAGTTCGTGTTGGCACAGAAACCTCCGCATCTCCGAACGCCGGACCATGTGGTTGACCTAGAATCGGACTACGACAGTGATGTGGTGTTTGTGGCCGTCGAATCGGCCGGCAATCAGCCCGCAACGACGAATGGCGACGCGTCGGAAAAGCACTCTCTACCCCTGCCAAAGAGTGACCTTAGCTGCGAGTACAACAATGGTGCATCGACCAGCTCCGGGTACCACGGGGGCGCTGGGTCTAGCGGGAGTGGCACCAGCATGCGCGACAATCACTACACACGGTCCCGGGTGAATCGTTACACGGGCGGAATGGGAGTGAAGAGTATCTACGAAGAGAGCGACagcgacgaagacgaggacgaCAATGAGGACGGTGAACTGTACACAGCTTCCCCACGGTCCCCGGCGTCAGGCTCTTCGGTCTGTTCGTCCAATTCCTCTTCCTGTCCTAACACGGTTTGCACGGTCACTTCGCACGACAAGGTCGTGTACAACTTGCGTACATCGGTTACCACGGTAACGCGGGGACGCaagagaaaacgaaacagcCGGAAAACAAAGCAGTCCGGGACTAAGAAAGTTTGGCGCACACGGCAAAGAAGCActagcagcagtagcagcagcaccagcagcagcagcgatggcgatggtaGTAGCAGCCGAAAGAATGtctccaccggaagcagcaactCTAGCGACAGTACCCGTAGCAGCagtgccaccagcagcagtagtagcagcacaAGCATCACAAGCAttaccagcgccagcgccagttcTGCCAGCAGCGAGTCCCATTCGGTGGAGCCTTCCGTCGTGGTTAAGACCAGTGGCGATGGTCACCGAATTCGCTTGTCGACGAACTGGGTCACTtcaaagaacaaaaaaaatgggaaaaaagatTCCAAAGCGGAAGCAGCTTCCCGtgccaaaccgaaaaccactCGCCGTGGCaacgcgaagaaaaagggTGCCCAAAGCAAAGCAGCGCGTCCTCCCAAAGCGGCTCCCAAAAAGGCGAGCGCAGCAAAGAGCAACACCGAGCAACCGAGTGGTCGCAGCAAACGGGGGAAACTTTCCCAGAAACGGCCCGAGGAACAGAACGCCTCTCCAGCGGTACCCATGGAAACGGGAAGCTCCCAGGAAAAAGGAGTGAAAAAGATCGGACAGTATTTCGTCCAAATTCAGCCCTCCAGCTCGCCGACAACCGAGATCGCTTCGGACGATGACACTAATAcgcctggtggtggccgaaagcgaaaactTAGCAGGGTCATCATCAAGCGGTACCATCAAGACGATCAACCCGGGCCGCAGACAAAAGAAACAGACACATCGGCCCCGCCCGGCCCCGAGTGTTCATCGGCAAAACGTACAAAATCTGAAGATCCGATAGCATCTTGCGCTCCGAATGGCACCACGGTCGAACCGACGCCCGGTTGCAGTCGGAATACGGTGATAGCCAAAACGGAACTGATTGACGCGCCATCCGCATCGGGCAGTGATTCGGACTCGGATGCTACGGCAGTGGGAACCTGGCAGGATACGGCGAGTGGAACCGCGGCGTCCGTCATTGTAAGCACATCACAGTTGGCCCAACCAACGGTCAGCGATTCAGCAGCAGAGCTGCAGTTGCCACTAATGCCGGATCACGAACAGCTTTTGGAGGACGCAAATTCCGTGGCGCTAGATACGCTTTTGCGCTTTTCCCCCACCTTACACTGGGCCTCCGCTGATCCTCCACCGATCGAGGACCACCTTTCGATCTCCGTGTCCGACACCCTCTCTCCGGAAACGTTCTCGACGATAACGTTTTCCCCCTCGTCGACTTCGGTGTCACCGTTGGCCGCGATGTTGGCCATCCCGTCCTCTTCGGTGCCCGAGCTAATCGACGGGATCGGTTCGCTGGCTTCCGCTTCGCAGCTCCCGTCGTCTGTCGTGGGTGCAGCGACGATCGACGGCGCGATTGATGAACTCATGTCCATCATTCCCGCTGACGCATTCAACAACACTCAAGCGT